A window from Aliamphritea hakodatensis encodes these proteins:
- a CDS encoding SEFIR domain-containing protein, which yields MDSQKLFISYSWSNAEHEEWVLNLATELRESGVDVILDKWDLKEGHDAYAFMEKMVTDATISKVIIVSDEVYARKSDARHGGVGTESQIISKEIYDNQEQNKFVVVVAERDEENTPCLPVYYKSRLYIDLSDSSSYPENFEKLLRWIYNKPVHLKPELGRKPAYLDEGETISLGTTALFKRLIHSIKEGKGNPTANLAEYLNAFVSSLSKFKIEYKNEEIKDDIITKNIELFLPHRNELISVIKAVSLYDPSERNISLINNFFEQSLKYYCAIDDSPRTNWDFDNYKFIIHELFLYYITILIKDERFQEVNFTLSKYLYIPKNWHYSPDHTIQDFTIIREYIKSISYRNERLELRKISLRADMLKQRTTSPGIDFEDLMQTDFVLFIRAKATYITNNSKWWPETLLYADYHYRAFEIFSRAVSTEYFNKMKIILQINSPTEISEFINSSRENRNFLPSWEGQSIDVARLSALERLSTLR from the coding sequence ATGGATTCACAGAAATTATTTATCTCATATAGCTGGTCTAATGCCGAGCATGAAGAATGGGTATTAAACTTAGCAACTGAACTGAGAGAATCAGGCGTCGATGTTATATTAGATAAGTGGGATCTGAAAGAAGGGCATGATGCTTATGCTTTTATGGAAAAAATGGTGACAGATGCTACCATATCAAAAGTTATTATTGTTTCCGATGAGGTATATGCTCGAAAATCAGATGCAAGACATGGTGGTGTAGGTACGGAATCACAAATAATTTCGAAAGAAATTTATGATAATCAAGAGCAAAATAAGTTTGTAGTCGTCGTAGCTGAACGCGATGAAGAAAACACCCCTTGTTTACCAGTATATTATAAATCTCGACTATACATAGACCTAAGCGACTCATCTAGCTATCCTGAAAATTTTGAAAAGCTCTTAAGATGGATATATAACAAGCCTGTTCACTTAAAGCCAGAGCTAGGTAGAAAACCAGCTTACCTAGATGAAGGAGAAACGATTTCACTAGGAACAACAGCTTTGTTCAAAAGGCTAATACATTCTATAAAAGAAGGTAAAGGAAACCCAACCGCAAATCTCGCTGAATACCTGAATGCATTTGTATCATCTCTTTCTAAATTTAAAATAGAATACAAAAATGAAGAAATCAAAGATGATATAATTACTAAAAACATTGAACTATTTTTACCGCATCGAAATGAATTAATTAGTGTTATTAAAGCTGTATCTCTATATGATCCATCTGAAAGAAATATATCTCTAATAAATAATTTCTTTGAGCAATCACTTAAATATTACTGCGCTATCGATGATAGCCCAAGAACTAACTGGGACTTCGACAACTACAAGTTTATTATTCATGAATTATTTCTATACTATATAACAATCTTAATTAAAGACGAGAGATTTCAAGAAGTTAATTTTACTTTAAGTAAATATTTATACATACCGAAAAATTGGCACTACTCTCCAGATCATACCATTCAAGATTTCACAATTATAAGAGAATATATAAAATCAATTTCATATAGAAACGAAAGGTTAGAGCTTAGAAAAATTTCCTTACGAGCAGACATGCTTAAACAACGTACTACTTCACCTGGAATTGATTTCGAAGACTTGATGCAAACTGATTTTGTTTTATTTATCAGAGCTAAAGCAACTTATATAACAAACAACTCTAAATGGTGGCCTGAAACATTACTGTATGCAGATTACCATTACAGAGCTTTCGAGATTTTTTCTAGGGCTGTTTCCACTGAATATTTTAATAAGATGAAAATTATTCTACAAATTAATTCGCCTACAGAGATCAGTGAATTTATAAATAGCTCCAGAGAAAATCGAAACTTCCTGCCCTCGTGGGAAGGGCAATCTATCGATGTTGCAAGACTATCAGCATTAGAACGATTATCCACACTAAGATAA
- a CDS encoding GFA family protein, translating into MNDNKLCGTCACGSVAYEITPPFQFFQYCHCSRCRKTSGAAHAANIRLDREQFTWTRGEELVNRWEDPAAERFSNSFCSMCGSKLPSLNRTGESVLVPAGTLDDTPAVSPERNIFWKSKADWYSEVGTLPFFDERQEK; encoded by the coding sequence ATGAATGATAATAAACTTTGTGGTACATGTGCTTGCGGGAGTGTCGCATATGAGATCACACCGCCTTTTCAGTTTTTCCAATACTGCCATTGCAGTAGATGTCGGAAAACATCTGGAGCAGCGCATGCAGCCAATATTCGACTGGATCGGGAACAGTTCACTTGGACACGGGGAGAGGAACTGGTAAATCGTTGGGAGGATCCCGCCGCAGAGCGTTTTAGCAATTCGTTTTGTTCGATGTGTGGCTCTAAATTACCCTCGCTTAATCGCACCGGGGAAAGTGTTCTTGTTCCAGCTGGAACCTTAGATGATACCCCAGCAGTTTCACCCGAACGCAATATCTTCTGGAAGTCTAAAGCTGATTGGTATTCTGAAGTGGGTACACTTCCTTTCTTTGATGAAAGACAGGAAAAATAA